The DNA segment taaGAATCGCACCATTGAGAGagttgtccaaatgctccttgaGCTTGTCATGCTTGGAGCCATGACCCCATCCTTGGGGATTCTGTTCCAGTGACCATCACCTCTGGGTGAAGAGCCtttaatatccagcctaaacttCCCCTGACACAGTTTCACCCTTTTCCCTCGGGTGCTGTCATTGGTCACCAGAGGGCAGAGATCAGCGTCGTAAAAAACTTGGATACTTGCTAGTTCCCTCCGTGAAATACTTTAACAGAGTATGAATggtagaaaaatgaaaacaaaaacaagtaTCTCACGATTCATGCTCATGGTAAGAGTTAAAGGTATCTTCTCTGTAGTGCATTTGTAAGTAAAAGTAAATTGTAAATGTACGCCATTGTTTGTGGTCGCAGTAGACAAATGTGCTTTATTTCTGAACTTGCTATGCTTGCACGCTTTAAGGTTCCGAGGCATTTGGGGATTCATTCCGATTGAGACATTCTTCAGCAGCTCTGCGGCGGTGCTGCTCACGCCTTGTGTCTGTGTTCCGCAGGGCCCGGGTTTCCGTCCCCCCGCGCACTCGCACAGTGACTGGATCGGCCCCCCAGACAAGCTCTCCAACCTGCGCCCCATCATCTTCTACGTGCCCCCCGAGGAGTCAGCGCTGGAGCGGCGGCTGCGGGAGGCGCGCCAGGAGGCCCAGGCCAGCAACCAGCGCTTCTGGGCACGGCACAACCGCGCCTTCCACCAGGTGAGCACGGCCtcgcagctgctgctgctcagcacccaCCTGCCTGCCCAAAACTGGGGACTCAGCCTCTCTGAGGTGGGGCTCTGCTAGCTGTTAATGCGCTCAGGGTCATGCAGGAAATGACGGGTTTGTTGTCCATTTATTTAAATGATGCACAAAACTAAAAAGTCCATGTTTTATTGCTGCCTAGGGCCATAGAGTATTTGCCTTTTTCCTGTCTTGCACTGAAGGTATAAAGATGTAGCTGCTCTACATGTAAGACCTGTCATTGACTAGAGCAGatgatgaaaattatttcatggcTGGTTTTTCTCTTGTCATAAGTGAGAGAAATTTGATGTAATTACAAAGACTAAATGAGGGTAAATGATATGTCCCATTTCATTGGCAGCGTATCTTAGCAAGGCTACAGTGAGCGTCTTCCTGATTTTAGCATCTCCCAGCCAATGTGGCATTTTTTTGAAGAACAGTAACAGTTCAGTAATTCACCACTGTTTATGATGTTGAACATTATATCCTCTCAAAACTTGCAAAGatcccagaaaaaaatgaatcttggttttttttttaataccataTAACCGTGGTATTAAAAAAAGTTATGTTTAAGTCCATAAAACTCACACACTGATGATTATTGCGCTTCCATCTatatagttttaattttttaggcTGCACCTTTTCCTCTATGCTCAAAATCTCAGTTATCGTAGAGCACATTTCCATAGTTCATTTTATAAACTGGAAGTTTGACTCCTGTTGAATAGCACTGAAGTCTAGCTGTAGCTTTACTTCACAAATCAGTTTTATAAGTATCAGTAGGACACTTGCATGAATTAATTGATGCATGCAGGTAGCAGGAGCTAAGAGACCAGTTTAACTAACTCACTGGACTAAGAAAAGTGTTTAGTTGACACTTCTAAGTGTAACAAGTATTGCTAGTTATTTCAAAGGGTGTTGAACACGACATTGCTATGTAATTAAAAACAATGGTTAACTTCAAGGACTGACTACATCCCATTCTAATGTGGAAAAACGTGttttaggaaaaagaagaatttatgTATTCAAGACTGAAAGCCAAGGGTCTGGAAATGAGAGATGAATCAGGTTAGTGAAATCTTTGTTAATAGTTCAGGATGCATTCTGAATTCTGCTTAActttgaattttgtttgtttacgCTCTTTGTGTTCTGTCACAAGTAAATCTTAGAGGAAGGATTTAGAAGTGTTTTCAGGAGTGTGATAAAAGAGACAAGGAGCTTTTCAGAGTTGTGCATGTGGGGATCAGATAATTTGTTGCACTCTTCTCCCCCTAATTCCTTCCCCACAACCAGAGGGAATGTGCTGAAATCCTAGCCCAGTAATATAATAGTGTAGCCTAAGGAGGGAAGGACTTTTTACTTTCACACCTCCTAAGCCAGTGAGCTGGCTGAGATAAACATACAGAGCATTTGCCTCAGGTGCATGTTATGGCTGGGTGGATAAATTCAGAGTCTTTGGCTTCAGGTCCATGGTGTGTCCAATGAATACAATATTTTTCCTTGAGGGAGAGTAAGGCAGCTTCTGGGGAGATGGCAGCTGCTATCTGcctgtctctgcctgggcacagTTGCTGTAAAATAGTTGTCCCTCTAAttcagtgaaaatgaaaacaaaatgcctTCATAATAATCGTGAATTGGGCATTGTGGTATGAGGTTGAACACTTTGTTCACAGGATGATCTGAGTTCGGTGAAGCATCTGCTTTGACATTCTGTATGTCACagaccatttttttcttttctgtttgtattCTGGTGATCAGAGTGTGCTtgagaagtaattttaattaagaTCTATGTTGTTTCAAAACCACTTattttatattgcttttttgttgtttatttttgtttcgCTTTTATACTCTAGAAGTAAAAGAGAATGACCACAtacttccattaaaaataaatgtatatcAGCTGCATGCCTTTGGTCAGCTATTCTATAATACAGCTGTGA comes from the Taeniopygia guttata chromosome 5, bTaeGut7.mat, whole genome shotgun sequence genome and includes:
- the COA8 gene encoding cytochrome c oxidase assembly factor 8 isoform X2, which gives rise to MNGRKMKTKTSISRFMLMGPGFRPPAHSHSDWIGPPDKLSNLRPIIFYVPPEESALERRLREARQEAQASNQRFWARHNRAFHQEKEEFMYSRLKAKGLEMRDESGQKATLNAEEMADFYKDFLTKNLKKHLQYNRDWYKRNFRITFLMGQVALVRALRWLRRRKKNVEQ